Genomic DNA from Mastomys coucha isolate ucsf_1 unplaced genomic scaffold, UCSF_Mcou_1 pScaffold16, whole genome shotgun sequence:
GGatacttttaataaaatagtCCTATTTAccagaaaataatgtatttaaatatacagATAAATTTTGCATATAATTTTAGGGTGTCCATGGACTTCAGACTTAAAATCCCTGGGGGCTGGGAAGCAGAAGAGGATGCCTCAGTGGTATTCTGCATTTTATAAACATAGGtccttaagatttttaaattccgGACTGATGTGAGGACAGAGGTATGCCTGTCACAAGACAATGGCCTTAAACTCTGAGCTTTGGAATATATGCCCCTGATTAGACCCTGTCCTTAATGAGCTGAGAGGCTGTGGCAAATTATGCCGCAGGCTGTGATTTCATCTGCACCTTGGGTTAGATTAGATCAGATGATAATCATTCCGGACTTTAGAAAGGTCTCCCTTGACTGTTCAGAAATCTCCAGGGAGTGAGCCAGGtaatttgtaactccagtccaatTGAAAACCACTTGTATTAGATTATGTCTTGAGTTCTCTTCCGCCTCTACAATTAGACATTCATGAGTTTTTTTGAGTGGTTAAACCCATCAACTAATAGCTTTCCATTAGTGGAACAGAAAGCCTAAAGTAATGAAGCCCTAGAGcaggttctcagcctgtgggtcacgaccccttggCAAACCtctgtttccaaaaatatttacattacaacccatgacagtagcaaaattacagttatgaagtagcaaaaaatgACTTTATGATTAGAGGGTCACCACAGCGTTACCCGGTCTCAGCATCAGGAGGGCGAGGCCCACTGTTTTGGAGGCTTATTTGGGCTCCTAGTTTGGGGAGTTTCAGCCCATGGCCGATTGGCCCTGATGCGTTTGGGCCTGTGGCAAGACACGGGTAAAAGAGCCTGCTTGTGTCGTGGCTGctaggaagcagagccaggaaggGACCAAGTCTGCAAGGCACACTCGTGACCAGGTCTCCCTCTAGGCCCCACCTTTTAAAGGGTCCATTACTTTCCAATGGTGCCACAAGCTGGGAACCAAGCTCTTACACATAGGACTTTGGGAGACACTTATACAAAAATGACACTTAGACTGCACTTGATAAGGCAGCTAACCTCCTGAGTGGTTCCGAATGGCTAGGCTGTTAGTCCCTTGGCTCAACAGATGTACAACAGATAAAAATGAAGTAAGCTCAAAGACTTTTTCTCTTTCCAGGAAGCAAAATGAGATTTCTTCACAAGAAGTGAAATCTTTGTCTTCATTCTAAACGTAACTGAAAGTGCCAAAGACAGTATTTTCCCGAGGATCTGGACGCTCTGAAGAGTCCTGTAACATCCTTGTAATTGTAAAAGGAAAAAGACTGCTGGAGAACTCTCCTGTTGCTGCAGACCAACTGGGAGCAGTCTAGAACCAgtgctctctcttctccttctgatTTGGggactgtttgttttttgtttgtttgtttgtttgtttgtttttaagacagtctctctctatagccctgactgtgatggaactcactctgtaaatcaggctggcctcaaattctgatGTCACAAAACTCAAAGATCTCACagatgtctgcctgcctctgcctcccaggtgctgggattaaaggcgtgcgccaccatgcctgggcaaGTTGTTTTTACTGAGGTGTTTTATCTTTGGTTATTGATGGGTACAAGAGGCTCTGCTTTGTGCTTAGTCTATGAAAGCAGACGTCCTTTACAAGAAAAAGACTCAGAAATACTTGGTGTTGCATTTTCTAAAAACAATGCACAAAGTTTCAGGTACTAGAGAGACAGATATGGAGGACACCATGATCACACGATTCTCATCACGGAAGAATCAGGTTGCTTTACATCCATGGACCATTTGCGCTTTCAAATCCCAGTACTGTCACCATTGATAACCCCCACCTTGTCCCATGTCCTATCTTGGAGAATTTCACTCATGTTAGAACTTTAAAAAGCAGACACCATGCAGGGATGCAGGGCCTCCTCAGAATCCATGTCCTGCTGGGATAGCTTTCTTCTCACATGTCAGCGTTATGCTTTATGGAATGTAGCCAATATGAAAATGTCCTTTTAAGGACATAGCTATCTGTTTATTGAGTTTTGGTGTCTACAGTTTGCTGCACTGTGATAATCTACATGTCATCTTATTCAAGCTTTAGATCAGCTTCATGATATTTTACAAGAAGCTGGAGTTCAGAGACACTAAGTAATTTGGCCAGTTATATACAGGATAGAACTAAGCCAAACACTTGACTTAAGACCACATACAAAGCTGGCTAGTCCTACAGATGTAAATGAACTCTTTATAGTGATGTTTAAAGTTCTCTGTGGAGCACACCAGAGCTTCCTCTTGGCTCTGGTGAGACTTTAAGCGATGGGTGTCTAGGCAaggtttgttcctttgttttttcttctgctgctggggatagaacccagggccttctgtGTGCTCTGCCACACTGGTTATTTTTACATCAGTGTGAGTTTTTAGTGTTTCCTAAGCCTATACCTCTTCATCAACGAGATGCTGAAAATCTAAAGTAGGAGTAGGGACTGGGAAAGGGAGTTTGTCGGTGAGGGTGCGGTTTTCATTGATAAGTGATAGATGTCGTGGTAAATGTCAGTTGTTTTCTATAACCTTTACTCATGGCTTTACGTGCCATAGAAAATATTCATTCAGACTTGGAAAATGTTGTATGTTGTATTAGGATACAGCTGACTGAGTTGTACAGTATTGTCATTGTCACTCGTACAAGTGTGAATGAATAAATCCACTTAAGACTGGTGCTGTGCAATATGTAGTTCCTAGATGTGGGTCCAGGGAAGAAAATTGAgcctgtcttttaaaatgttaatgcaGCCTACCCCAGTGGAGCTCTTCCCAGACATCTCTCTCATTTGCTCTCTTCTTACACTCCAATCCCGATGGAACAATTCATAACTGATTGTTTATAAGATGGGGTAGGAGGGCTTACTGTGGTCAAACATGACTGTCCCTGCAGGGAGACTTTGCTTTTGGGAGAGTCTTACCTTCCTACAATCTAAAGCTGCTtcctttctttgagtttgttgtaatttgtttttgtaaatgttGTGAATTCTAAATATGTTTGTAAAAAGTATTGTTCAATATTTCTATCAAATGTTTACAGATCTTTTAATGaataaaggcattttaaaaaattcccacAGATCTCTTggagaatttaaaatgaatgcaCTTAAGATGTGTagtagttgcttttctgttgcagTGATAGAACATTGAccaagcaacttaaagaagaacgTTTACCTTGGCTTATATTCCAGGGTTAAGTCAGTTCTGGTGGAGAAGCATGGCACAGATGtgaaggcaggagcaggagcGTTCACATCTTCAAAGGGCAACTTGAAAGCAGAGAACAAAAGTCCATCTCCAGGGACCTCTCCAGCCTAGAGCTCTGCAACagcgccaccagctggggactgaGTGCTCAAATCCCTGAGCCTACGTATGAGAGGCAGTTCTCATCAAATCACAACCCGTGAAGATACTGCACTTTTCATAAACCTATAGGCAGCACATTTACAGAATGTAAAGTCATAAATACCCAAATCCAGCTTAGACTAACCAGGCTTTTAACCATGATCAACTTTTCCAAAGCCCTTAACAGATAAGCCTCGGTTGAATGcgcatatatagcatatatagtCTAACaatctttttttacatttacctCTTAGTCTGAAAGATATATGACAGAGAAGGTATACTAACTACAGCCTGAGAGGTTGAGAGCCAAAAtggaataatcttttttttttaaattttatgtgtgtgtgtacactgtcgctgtcttcagacacacaagaagagagcatcatatcccattacagatggttgtgagctaccatgtggttgctgggaattgaactcaggacctctggaagagcagtgagtgctcttaactgctgagccatctctccagcccagagaaaTAATTCTATTACCACAAATCCTAAAGCCAAAATGATTGAGTTTTATATAGGTCCTAAAGACAAAAATGGCAGAatttttcattagtttatttaCGTTCTGATCATAGTCCccccccttcctcctgtcctcctaTTCCTTCCCTCTCACTTCTTAtccccatctccccctccctttctcctcagaggcCTCTCGTGGACATCAGTCAGACTTGGCATATTAaattgcagtaggactaggcatatcttctcctattgaagctaaacaaggcagcccagttaggggaaaggagtccaaaggcaggcaatagagtcagagacaaccccgcTCCAGCTATTAGGGGTCCcatatgaagatcaagctgcacatctgttacatatgtgtaaggGGCCTAGGTTTGTCCATTGTATCCTCTTTGGTGGATCAATCTCTGTGGACCCCTGTGAgactaggttagttgattctgtatgttttcttgtggtgtccttgactcctctggttCCTTCCCAGAGCTTCCCAGAGCTCTGCCTACTATTTGGCTGTGGATCTTCACATCTGTCTCCAACAGCTATTGGGTGAAGCCTCTCCTGTCTGGAAGTATAACAgaacatcattaatagtgtcaggggtgggttCTCTCTCATGGGATGaatctcaagctgggccagtcattgaccattccctcagtttctaaTCCAACTTTAACTTGcaagcaggacaaattttggttttgtgggtgggttggtgtccccatctctccattggaagtcttgcctggttccAGGAGGTGGCCATTTCGGGTACCATATCCCCTGTTGCTTCAAGTCTTAGAGTCACCCTCATATCTTCCTGGGAGTTTCCCttttcctaggtttctagcttgcCCCAGAGTTGCCCTCGCTCCAAGGCAGAGCTTCTAAAATGAGGCATTTTGTTAATATAATTACAGTCCTGGAAGGGATGAGGTGTTTGCAGTACTAGGGACTGACCTGGTTTTGCCATTGAGTCGCAACCCTCAGGTTGTTAGATCTAAAATTTTAATTGGAAAATAGGCACACATTTCTAGTTTCTATAGAAGAATATTGTTAAGGGGCTGGCTGAGAAATAAGGATAAAGCAAGGGAGCGCTAGAAGCCCAGCACTATGCGAGTTTAAACAATGGAAGAAATGTGGGAAATATATTTCTCTCCTCCAGTCAAGTCCAGCAACTGCCTCTTCCGAAGTCTGCCCTACccactccttaaaaaaaaaaagattgcacgCGGTACCCAAACAAAGAAAGGCACCCTGGCACGTCAGCGCGTAACGCCTAGTCCTAGAACCTAGTGGCTATAATTACCAGCTGCGCATGCGCCTGAATAgaagccaccaccaccaacccCAGCCAGCAGCGTGTGTGACGTCATTCCAGACGCAGGcgcagtggaatagaactgaggCTGCGCAGACTCAGAAGGCACTCTTGGAGCAGAGTGCCGCACGATGGCAGGCACCGGCTTGGTAGccggggaggtggtggtggatgCACTACCATACTTTGACCAAGGCTACGAGGCGCCCGGCGTGCGGGAAGCGGTGAGTGCGGGGCATGTGTGGCGGGACCGCCGGAGGCACGCTGCCCTTTCCCGCCGCGACCCAGGCCTGTTCTCGTTCTTAGGCTGCGGCCCTGGTGGAGGAGGAAACGCGTAGATACCGACCTACCAAGAACTACCTGAGCTACCTGACAGCCCCGGATTATTCTGCTTTTGAAGTACGTGTGGTGTCCTGAGCCCAGCACTCCAGCCGGGAGGCTTGCGGACTTTGATATCAGAGTGAGGGGTTTAGCCGTGTAAAATAAACTGCATCTTCCAGGTTAAATGGTACTTGCTGCCCATACTGAGTGCCGTGTAGATCAGTCGGTTCAAAATCGGCAGATGAGCTTTTCACAGGGTCCTTATTACAAGAACCCGCGAAATATTTTATGGGTTTCTGCAGATTTGTTTAAGAGTGTGCCTtctcaagccgggcagtggtggcgcacgcctttaatcccagcacttggggaggcagaggcaggcggatttctgagttcaaggccagcctggtctacagagtgagttccaggacagccagggcgacagagagaaaccctgtctcaaaaaaccaaaaaaaaaaaaaaaaagtgtgcctcccgcccccctgtgtgtgtgtgtgtgtgtgtgtgtgtgtatgtgtgttaaattGAGTCATAGTACATTTCACAAAAGGAGCCTTTAGCCCTTATTCTCTAAGgtctactcaaaaaaaaaaaaggtattacgagattttaatatttataatcttAAGTACCTGTAATGTTTGCCACTACTGGAGGGAGATTTTTGTACCAAGACTCAGATAGTTAGCAAGTGCCTTACCAAGTATGTCTAACTTCATACTGTTTTTAAATAGTTATCCTACAAGTACAACCAAAACACCATTTAGGCTCTAATCAAGTAGATGTAAGGTGTCGCTTCTAGACTAATGAATTCTGTTAAACATTTCAGTCCACGCCTGTTCAGAGTCTTTCCCCCCATCATACGAAGATGTTGTTAGGAACAGTTAAGGCTGAGAGGAGACTGCTCCGTGTGCAGGACTGTATGATGCCTTCAGATCTAGTTCCCAGGTTTTTAAACTGAGCTGCGACTCTTCAGTGGGGGTTTCATAACTGATGTGGGAGCAAGAGTAAAAATGTACTCACccaaaaattaattgaaaagtcAAGTCCCAGATCCAAGTGCTGGTTCCTGTTACATCATGTGACTTCAAAATTTACACTGTGCCCACACAGTTTACACTGAGGCAGGCTGTCATGCAGCACAGGAGATTTCCTGAAATGGTTCAAGACTGTTATTGTATGTTGTGAATTGCAACATGACGTGAGGCTGGGGTTAAAGTTGTTTTCAGAGCTCCACAACTGATTGCAGGACATTGAAAACTGCTAATTGACAGATGGGCTTCTATATGGCCACCTCCTTTCCTGCCTAGGCAGAATATAGAATTAAAGAGTATGGGTATTTCTTCAGATTCTAATAGGATTAACCTCAACTGGGGAAAGTGGGAGAGTGTAGCATTGTGGCCCTGGGTTCAGATAttagcatccttttttttttttttttttttttttttttttttttttttttttttttgagtagtaATTGAGAAGGGAAAAGATTCACTGTAATGTGTAGTACAAAGTATAAAATCTCAGTAAACTGCATTCATTATTTTCAGCATGATCCTGTTACtaattctttgtgttgtttgtgCATCAGACAGACATAATgagaaatgaatttgaaagactgGCTGCCCGACAACCGATTGAATTACTCAGCATGAAACGGTAAGATGAGGTTAAGCTGCGGTAACTGCAACATTGCCAGAGGTTGGAAGAGTTTGCTGCTGTGTGTTGgaagtggaaataaaaagagagtGCTGTCACTGTAATCATGATTATgatgacctttaaaaaaaatgctagcaAAGTAATATGGTATTTTATTAAAAGCTGATAAGCAGACTTTACCTAAGAAGGGTcatgatagggctggagagatggttcagtggttaagagcactgactactcttccaaaggtcctgagttcaaatcccagcaactacttggtggctcacaactacccgtaatgagatcagatgccctcttctggtgtgtctgaagacatctgcagtgtacttagatattataataaatgaatatttaaaaaaaataaaaaaataatttttttaaagggctgggcaatggtggcgcatgcctttaatcccagcacttgggaggctgaggcaggcagatttctgagttcgaggctagcctggtctacagagtgagttccaggacagccagggctctgcagagaaaccctgtctccaaaaacaacaacaacaacaacaacaacaacaaaagggtaATGATAGACAAACAGGGACAAGAGACATCAGAGTCTTAGTGACTGTCATAGCTCAATTAACTAATTCACACTTATGGAAATAGTTTTTTGTTCCAGTATACAGCTGTGTTTTATCTGTAAATCAGTTTCCAAACTAAGAGGTTTCTTTGTACGACCTGGTCTGCATTATAGCCTtgctctctgtgcatgtgtggttAGGGATTGATAAtttgtgtctttgtctttatGTAGTCGGCATATGTCCATAGGAATTCTGTTGGAAGAAGTGATGAAAGCTTTGCAAGACACATTGGTTTATTGTTATGTACTTTCAGATATGAACTTCCAGCCCCTTCGTCGGGTCAAAAAAATGACATTACTGCGTGGCAAGAGTGTGTAAACAATTCTATGGCTCAGTTGGAGCATCAGGCGGTCCGGATTGAGAATCTGGAGCTGATGTCGCAGCATGGGTGTAATGCCTGGAAAGTATACAACGAGTAAGAGGCATTGCGCTTCCTCTCTTTTGTCCTGTCCTACCCAAAGGTCTTTTAAAGTGTGGTGtgcacatgcttataattccagtactCGGTTTGTGAAGCTGAGGTATGGGGTAGAGCCTGCTTGGCTTATATTTTGAGTTTAGTCATTCTAGGCTCATATAGCAAAACCCTGTATCCAAAAATAATAACACTGATGCTAGATTTGGCTTGGGATTGTTTCAGAACTACACTAACGAAAGGCTGCTACCTTAAGTCCTACGTTAGAGTTCACTAATGCtgagctattcttttttttttttttaagatttatttatttattttatgtgtatgagtacactgtagctatgcagatggccatgagccatcatgtgacgctgggcattgaactcaggacctctgcttgctctggcctcaCTTATTCtggagtaatacactgtagctgtcttcagacacaccagaagagggcatctgatctctttacgggtggttgtgagccaccatgtggttgctgggatctgaactcaggaccttcagaagagcagtcagtgctcttacccgctgagccatctcgccagcccaatgcTGAGCTATTCTACATCCACATAATTAACTACCACGTTCGCTGTGCAGTGGTAAAATGAGCTCTGAGGGTGATCTGCAGAGTACTACTTGATAGAATGCAGTCCTTAATGCATAGATGCTTAAATAATGGATTCTCGTATCCACATGTCATGTTACTTAAAGTCCTGACCAGAGTGGTCGCTCACCTATAGTCCAGCAGTGCCCAGGAGCCTGAGGTATGGGGATTGCCATGAGTTTctggccagcttgggctatagagtgaatcttgcctcaaaaaataaagcaataaagttTCCCTTGAACACAGAATCAGGGAATACTATACCGTTTCTCCTAGAGGAagtatctatacacacacatacacctctcACACACACCTCTTACAACTTTAAGTCTTAAAAACAGTgagctgccgggcagtggtggcgcacgcctttaatcccagcacttgggaggcagaggcaggtgaatctctgaattcggggccagcctggtcttcagagtgagttccaggacagccaaggctacacagagaaaccctgtctcaaaaaaacaaaaaaacaaacaaacaaaaaaaactgagcTGGACACACAGGAGTATTGCTTtgcatttgaggctagcctaggcacACAAAGCCTCTTCAGGCCATGAACACTTAAATTCTACACTGGGTGTAGAGCTACACTCGGTGGAGAGCTAAAATTAAAAAGTGGGGTGTGCCTGGTGTAGCCCTAGCTATGGGCCAACAGCCCAAATTGTTCACTGCTGTGCATGTGCTTATGAACTGCTACAAGTTAGTAAACGGTGGTTTAGGCAAGCTCAGCAGTGTGGAATTTGCAAATAATGAGGATCAAAATTGTAAAGAGATTCTGCCAGAAAGGATTCTGCTGAGTTAGGCTTACTGGTGCCGCCAgtttagctccaggttcagtgagagaccctttctaCTGACAAGCTAGAGAAGGGAGGAACCCAGATCCTTCGATTGCCTCATGGGCAGATGAAACTGCatcaaaaaagaataataatcatTAGCCAGGTATGGTGCTACATGCCTATATGCCTATAAAAAgctcatcacttgggaggcagagccaggtgggtGGATCTTTGAGAATTCCTAGCCAGCATGGTCTATGTGgtagaccctgtcacaaaagaagaaagtcGTTTATTGAAAAAGAATGGTGAAGACAGCACAGTGGTACAGTGCTTCAAGTATACACAGTTTAGGTTTGATACctaacacccacacacaaaagtGAGATTGGATTCTTAAAACAGCAAGGAAACTAGACACGGTTACAGCTATATCAGCTGTGCCTACACTATATAATGGAACCTTAATTCCCACAGACAACAGAGACAGGCAGTATGGAGAACAAAGGAATAAGCCTTACATTGAAAAGAGCATAGCTTTCTAGTCTGCTTGTCTTAGCTCACCAACTGTGTGTACATCGCTTGTCTgccttttatgtatatgagtccactgcagctgtcttctgacacaccagaggagggcatcaggtcctgttacagatggttgtgagccaccatgtggttgctgggaattgaactcagaatctctggaagagcagtcagtgctcttaactgctgagccatctctccagccacttgtCTGCCTTTTAACCATACAGCACTTAGAACATTCAGAGCATATTTTGCCTCCTCCAAACCCAGTAGCTACTTCTCCACAGGAAGCAAATGCTATCAAAGTAAAGTTTCAAGAAGAAAGTTCAAACAGAAACATCCCTCATCAGAGCCCAGAATCGAGCACTAGAATGACACTGTCCAACAAGACGGGATTGAGAAGCCTCAGAAGGTGGAGAGCAGAGACTGGGAACTAGGAAGGTATAGCTGTATGACGAAACAAATCATTAGAGGAGAAACGTGAATGTGAGCTGCCCCAAATTCACTGTGAGGAGACCTGGTGTCCGTGCCAGCGCCATCCACACTGTCTCAAGGAGACCTGAATGGTGGTCTGCTGTCATAAGAGAAAGATGGTATGGTGGATGACTTCTGTCTTCATAGCCAAAGCAGTCATAACTAGTCTGGTGGCGCCATCTTTAATTTTGCAGCTACTTTAACACAGGCTGAGAGGCAAAAGGATTGCCtgagcccaggagttcaaggccatcttggagAGCATAGTGGGACAGACACTGTCTCCACAACAGAGATCCTGAGAGTTTGAGAAGTAACATCAGGCCAGGCAGTGCtagtgcatgcatttaatcccagcactgtggaagtagaggcaacctgatctacagagctaggtccaggatagccaggactacacagagaaaccctgtctcaaaaaaccaaaaaataataagttACATCATTATTTAAAATCAAACTCAGTAAAGTACTAGATTAAACAGACTAATGTTTATGAATTATCTGACATTCTAGACACAGATCTTCAGATTTTAGATTTTAGCAGAAAACCCTGACTTAGTATATAAATAGGCAATTCACTTTTCCTCGGTGATACCAGATTTCAAGGTGTCTGTGCCTTCTTCTTTCCTTAGAAATCTTGTTCATATGATTGAACATGCACAGAAAGAGCTTCAGAAGTTAAGGTAAGTTGTTTTTTTCCTACCTGAATAAAATTTAGATGAACCTCTGATAGGGGAAGAAAAACTATTAATACTATATAGTCCTATGAAAGTAAAAATTCCtagctggcggtggtggcgcacgcctttaatcccagcacttgggaggcagaggcaggtgaatctctgaattcggggccagcctggtcttcagagtgagttccaggacagccaaggctacacagagaaaccctgtctcaaaaaaacaaaaaaacaaaaaaaaaaaaagaaattaaaaattctaCTTTTGCTAAGTAATTTTAATCATGTATGTTGTtgtgtgtaaaatatttttgagaaaaatagaaattcatAATATTCTAAGAGGTAGATAGCGAGGAATAGCAAAAACCAAAGCCTATATTTTATGGCATATATTAAGGGGAAACTTTGTATGTTGTGACATGTATAGAAGGGAAACTTTGTATGTTGTGACATGTATAGAAGGGAAACTTTGTATGTTGTGGCATGTGTTGAAGTGGAGCTCTGTGTGTTACGGCATGTGTTGAAGTGGAGCTCTGTGTGTTACGGCATGTGTTGAAGGGAAGCTTTGTATGTTGTGGCATGTGTTGAAGGGAAGTTTTGTGTATTGAGGCATGTGTTGAAGGGAAGCTTTGGATACACATCCTTGAATGTCTGCTAGGAAACCTCTGAACAACTAATAGATTGAGCCAGGGTATTGAATATAGCTGTGGCCCTGGTACTTCAGAAGCTGGGTCCGGAGGCGTTTGAGCTCACAGCCTGGCTATGTGGTG
This window encodes:
- the Bcas2 gene encoding pre-mRNA-splicing factor SPF27 isoform X1, whose translation is MAGTGLVAGEVVVDALPYFDQGYEAPGVREAAAALVEEETRRYRPTKNYLSYLTAPDYSAFETDIMRNEFERLAARQPIELLSMKRYELPAPSSGQKNDITAWQECVNNSMAQLEHQAVRIENLELMSQHGCNAWKVYNENLVHMIEHAQKELQKLRKHIQDLNWQRKNMQLTAGSKLREMESNWVSLVSKNYEIERTIVQLENEIYQIKQQHGEANKENIRQDF
- the Bcas2 gene encoding pre-mRNA-splicing factor SPF27 isoform X2, which gives rise to MAGTGLVAGEVVVDALPYFDQGYEAPGVREAAAALVEEETRRYRPTKNYLSYLTAPDYSAFETDIMRNEFERLAARQPIELLSMKRYELPAPSSGQKNDITAWQECVNNSMAQLEHQAVRIENLELMSQHGCNAWKVYNENLVHMIEHAQKELQKLSWVSLVSKNYEIERTIVQLENEIYQIKQQHGEANKENIRQDF